The genomic interval TCAGGATAAATATAGGTCTCATCCAAGATGGGCACTGGAAAGGACCTGTCTCCATGCATGGTCCCTGGTACATTATATTTAATGTTACGTGCTTCTTTGCATAGAATGCAGAAACCTGCCAGGAGAGAGTGTTTGGGACTGGTAGacaataaaggaataaaaagtgCTCGAAGAAGTAAAGAccacagcagaaaagctgaacaTTGTCACTTGGAATAGCTCAGAGTGATTCCTCTGTTGGAGACTTTGGATAGGGTGGCATGGGAAACCAGTCTCGAGCTAAAACATTGGCAGAAGAGGCTAGGGGATGGGCTATTAATTGAACATGAGCAGAGGGCTGGACTGAGGTGACTCGAAATTGTCAGGGAACCTCAGGATTGAAATCGCCAAAGCTCCTGTTTGTAGTCTCTCATTTGAAGTTCCCCTCACATTAGGGAATGGAAAGAGTCAAAGGTGCAGACAGGGTTTGAAAGAGGTTTGGGGAAGTTCCAGCAAACTACCAGCTGTTGCCTGTGCCACACTGGTAGACACTATAACGAAGACTCAAGATGCAAAAGACTACGATATGTGCTGCAGGAACAATCAGctgatggaggaggaggaatccAGGCTCCAAATCTTCTGGGAGGCTTTTGAACCAGGAAGGTGGAGTGGATCAGCTATATCTGgattttctgaagattttgaTCAAGTCCTTTACGAAAGCAATGAAAGAAACTAGGCTGATGCTGGATAAAAGGAAAATGCCTGTCAGGCTCCAATAAAGGTCATGATAGAAAGTATTCAAGGTTATAATAGGGAACGCTGGCAGCAACGAGCTGCAGAGGGGTATCGTGAAGAAAACATACCAAGTCAtgtgaggagaaggaagcacTGCTGAGGTGGCTGTTGTGGTCTCTCAGAGGTAGAGATCTTATGCTGTGCTGCGAAAATGCCTGTTCAGTTCTGGCCAAGGGGGATGGAGAAGCCCCTGCAGGGTAGGCCAGTCCTGTGAGCTATGTGGCGCTGGATATGGAACCGGGCAAGGATGTGCTTCTGGGGGAGGCAGCACCTCTAGTTTACATTTGCGCTTTCTCCTCTAACTCTCCTAccatttctcctctctccatcTAGCCTCCTATCCCCCTCCATCCCATGGGAGCTGGGCCCTCTTGCCTGTCAGGATTGAGGCTGCCAGAATGCCTCCTTGTAGGAGACTCCTTGCAGTCCAGGGTTGAACCTGGTGGGGGGAGCAGGCTGGCTCCAGGTTCTAGTGCCATCCTGTTCCTAGTCTGTGCAGACCTAGTGCATTACCAAGGGCCTGAGTTATGGTGCCCATGCTTTATATTTCTGCTGCATCTTCATTCCCTGCTGCAGAATCTGCACTTTGCTCTTTGGTTATGTCCTGTCCTTGGACAGCATGGAGTTGTGTTATCCCTTTGGCTGCACCCTGCCCTTGGCCAGTCCTGGAGCCGTGCTCTTGGCTATGTCCTCCCCCAGGCCTGCTCTCAGCCTCTCCCTGGCAGCATGCTCTTTCTAGGTTACTGTTTGACAGAGCAAGGCCTGAACCTTCCCTGTTTCCTGGCAGCTCAGATCTTTCCAGCTCATGAGGCAGGAGTGGCGGCTTGTGGTGCTCTATTTCACAGCATTAGCATGGTTTCCTTGGTCCCTGTAGGAAAAGATCACCCTGGGTCTGGCAGCAACCCTGCAGAGGCCCTATGAGCCACCTATGCATCCTAGTGGGATTATATAGCTCTCCCTTTGCTTGTTGGCCTCTTTTATCAGCAGCTGGGTCAAAAGCAGGACATTAGTCCTACCCAAGTCCTCAGTGCTTGGCTGGGGATGCCGAGTTCCCTGTGTGCTATCACAGCAGCACCACTAGACAAGGAGTGGGCAGGGCATGGTCCCTGTGTCCATATGGGCCTCTCATGGCCACACGGAAAGAGAGATGCTGGAGAGGCTGATGGTGGTGGCCCTGGGATGGGAGATGTTGAAGCTGAGTGTGCAGGGGCTACTGGGATGCTGTCAGGAGCTGAGAGAGCACAAGCAGAATGTTTGATAAGAGAGCAGCCTTGGCACGGCCTTGTGCAGGCTTCCTGTCCAGGTGCTCCCTGCTCACTGCCCTGCTCCAGGGTTGTCTGGAAACGTGGCTTGAGGGGAGGGACCTCCGTGGGCACGGCAGGCGCTGGGAGCACACCAGTCACTTCTggcaggcagctgcagagcagagctctgctccCTGACTTCCTGGCCTGAGAGAGATACCACCGCACCAAGAGCTTTTGCTGCACTGCCTGGAGGGTGAAGAGCCACACTTGCTGCCTCCCATCAGCAGGGAGCTGAGCTATGTGAGCTGGAAGGCCGTAGATGGGAGGGATGCCTTAGAACTACATCAGGACCACGCTGTCCTTAGGCCATGCCCTGTGGGGGACAGCCATGGCCATTTCAGCCTTCGGACTCATCCTTGCTGTGCTAGCCTCGCTCATCATCACCACTAACGCGCTGGTGGCCATTGCCCTCCTTCGCCTCATCCAGAAGAGCAGCTGCAATGGGCTTTACTTTGTCCTTAACCTGGCCGTCGCAGACTCCATGGTTGGCTTCACGATTGTGGGTCTGGTCATGGATGAGCTTTCCCAGCCCTTTTATCATACCCAGACCTTCTGTGTTCTGAGAATGGCTTTTGTGacttcctcctctgctgcctccaTCCTCTCCCTGACACTAATTGCCTGTGACAGGCACTTGGCCATCAGGCAGCCTTTCCACTACTTCCAGCTGGTGACTGGCCTGCGGGTCGGAGTGCGCTTGGTGGGACTCTGGCTGCTCGCTGCCATCATTGGTTTCCTCCCAGTCCTTGCCCCGAGCTTTCAGCAGACCTCCACTGAGGACAAGTGCACCTTCTTCGGAGTCTTCCACCCAAGCTACATGCTCGCCATCTTCTGCGTCGGCTTCTTCCCAGCGCTCTTTCTTTTCGTATACCTCTACTGTGACATGCTGAAAATCGCAGCCAtgcatgtgcagcacatccggGAGGTGGAACACGCGGGACTGGGGAGGGGCTGCCCCCCATCCCATGCTACCAGTGACATGAAGGCCATGCGCACAGTGGCTGTGCTCACTGGGTGCTTCACACTGTCCTGGTTGCCGTTCTTCATTGCCAGCATTGTGCAGACCATGTGCCCCGAGTGCTTCCCCTACAAAGTTATTGAGAACTACCTCTGGCTGCTGGGACTGGGTAACTCCTTCCTGAATCCTCTGCTCTACTCTTATTGGCAGAAGGACGTGCGtctgcagctctcccagctggCTGCCAGTGTGAAGAGGAGAGTCCTCCTTCACCTGGGGAATAGCCCTGGTTTCCCCAGCAGAGGCACCAAGTCCCTCCCCACCGTGTCCTGCTTGCGGCTCCAGGACTGACATGGTAAGGAGCAGCTTTTCAGCTCATCTCCTCCATCACAATCATGAACTCAGGCCTGCCAGATGGGAATGGGCTCTCAGACAGGGTGGGCCAGACTTTGGATGCTAATTCTCAGACACTGGCATGGCCAAACTCAAGCTTGCCTGTAACCCCATGCAGCCACAGCATAGCCCATTTGACACCAGCTCCAAGGCACCCCAAATTGCAGGTGCCTGGGGCACACATTGGCTTTGGTGACTGTTGGGACGAAACCCTTGCTGCTTGGCCCCACGGGCTATGAGCCTTTTTCCATCTCTATCCAGCTTCCCCTGTCCAGAGATGGAAGCCTTCTTTGCCCTCCTGTCTGCCTGCCATGTCAGCTCTGTGGGCCACGAGCCCCAGGTGCCTGGGGCAGGGCTCCTCTTGTAGCATCAGCTCCATTGTCTTCAGCCCTTTGGCCAGGTGCAGCACTCAGGTGGCAGAGGCTGGAGCCTGGGAGGTGTGTGCACAGCCTATATCTGTCCTGGACCACAAGTATTGCCAGTCACTGAGCTACCTAAAACAAACTGACAGTCCTACAGCCTGCTGCACAcctgggagagctgcaggaCAGCACAGGCTGCACTGTTGCTGGTTGCCTTAGGTTGTAAAGTGAGTTAATGAGTGACTGGCAGAGTACTGAGCTGAACTGGAGAACAAGAGGAATGGCTGCCTCGAAGCTGGGAAAAGCCCTGCACAGAAGAGCTGCTGTGTCCCACTAGGGTTTAGGGCTAGATTTGGGGCCTGCGAGGGATCCTACACACTGACTCATTTGATGGGAGCGCACAGCACTTGCATGTCTCATCACACTGTGGTGATGTTCAGACCACTGACCCTGCCAAAGGCTATGGTGacttttaattgctttttgtaAAATCATGTCCATTTAATTCACATGGCAAGAAAACATTCCTTAAAACAGGCTTCTTGGATAAGAACTCATCCTAATCTGAAAATGAGGATCTCATGCACAAAATGGCAATTTTCCACCTCTGCCATTCGCCCCACTGCTAGATATGAAAGCTCAGGACTCTATCCAGTCTGCAGCCAGAATCTACCTTGGTCCTAAGGCCTACCTCATcccagaagaagaaacaaacaaaaagcaccCTACAGAACACAAGGCTTGTCACGGCACTCACCTCTTTGCCTGGGAAAGGCTTGAGACCAAAACTATGTGGCAGAGCTTGCTCCTGGCTGTACCTCCTGGTGATGAGCCTGAGATAAGGCCTACATAAAGCAGAGCTGGCTCTGTGGGTGAACTGATACCTTGTAGGTGGATCTAGTAAGTGGATCTAGACTGAATCTATTCTGGGGATTAGTGTGTTATCTGGTCTGTATGATGTGTTTGCTGTCTGTTCTTGGTGAGGCCCAGGAGCTCCTGAGTTCTGCCAGCTGTGGCTTTGCAAAGCTGACCCATCCTCTCTGAGCATCTAATAATGCCCAAGCTGTCCTCTGCCTCCCTGCAAAATACGTCACACGGTGTTGCGTGTAGGAATCCAAATGGGAAAAGGAATGCTTTGCAAGTGATGCTACTTCTCGTGCGTGCTGATTACTGCCTCTGCTGCTATGCTGCGGCCCACAACCCCAAAGCAGGCCTGGCCAGGGGCAGTGTTTGTGCCTAGGCACAAGACCACATGAGACTGCAAATCTCAAGTGTGAGGACAGGAGCAGTACTGCTGGCTGTGCAGGCCTGCAGCCAGCATGGTTTCTCCATCTGCACTGGGGATCATGGCTCAGGTAGCCTCCCCAGTGCCAGAGATGCTGCAGGGACTTAGAGTAGTGACCTGGATGGGGAGGAATATGCTTCTGCCCAGCTCTTGTGCTTCCAGAGGACATGCTCTTGCTGGACATGGAGAATCTCCTTGTGGTGGAGGACCCATCCCTCGCTGAGCATCCTGCACTCTGGTGCTGACCAGGAGATGCTCTGTATCTCCTCTATCCATGCCATGGGTTGGGGGCAGGTGCTTGCAGACAGTGATAGTCAGAGCTTGATTCCTGAGATATATCTCCTGCCTAAGCCATTCCTGCTCCCTGTGCAAGACCACGTCTGCTTTCATCTCTTGTCCCAGAGAGCATCTATATCCCTACTGTACCACTGTTGCACTAGCCATGCAGTGACTTTGCTGCTACCCAGTGTTGTGCATTGCCCCAGCACCCAGAAGCTACGGAAGTATGGTTGGAAGGCGGAAGCATGTCTGGGGCcatggagaggagggaagggacaGGATTATTCCTGCCCTGAAGCCatgagaggagaagagaagatggtGGAGTGGTTCTGCTACTTGCTGTCATATCAGCTGAATAAATCACATTTCTGCCAGCTCTGATTGGTGTTCCTGGTTACACAGAGGAgtccagcactgcagcaggggtCCTGCCAAGGCTGGTGGACGTGGACACCAATGTGCTTGTGGTGCAGTTCGTGTGCTCTCCTACTGTGCCTTGGCAACCCAAATTAGGGGTGGGCTCACGGCCGCAGGATGAGGCCTGGTGGTGATCTTGGAGACGTGGGCTCAGGGATGCGGGATGAGGCCTAGCAGCGACCCTGAAGGGATGGGCTTGGGCTGCAGGATGAAGCCCAGCAGTGACCTCACAGGGGTGAGCTCAGGGCTGCAGGATGAGGCCCAGCAGTGACCCCACAGGGGTGGGCTCAGGGCCGCGGGGTGAGGCCTGGCGGTGACCCCGGAAGGGTGGGCTCAGGGCTGCGGGGTGAGGCCTGGCAGTGACCCCAGAGGAGTGGGCTCAGGGCTGCGGGGTGAGGCCTGGCGGTGACCCCAGAGGAGTGGGCTCAGGGTTGCGGGGTGAGGCCAGGGGTACACGATGAGGCCCAGTACCGATACTGGATGTGCAGGCAGAAGACTAAAGATGGCAGTGGAGACTCGGGGTGGGCACGAAGGGGCCAGGGCCTGCGGGCTGGGCCGGGAAGCGGGACAGAAGTGCAGCAAGGACTGGTGCCTTCCCCCTTCACCGAGCACCACGGGTTGGGAGGAGGGCGGGCTAGGCCCGGGGCCGAGAGGAAGGAATGCAGGAGAACAGCCCCTGCAGCGAGGACGCCAGCCCCTCTGCCCGCCTGGGCGGGCGCACcgagggccgccgccgcgctaCCCAACCCCTTCGCCCCAGCGCCTCCGCAGCGTGGGCAGCCGCAGCCCGCGAAAGCGCCAGCGTCCCGGCGTGCTGTGCGCGCACGGCCCCGCCCCCTAGCGACACGGAAGCCAATGGGCGGCGCCGGtgggctgcgcgggggcgggcgcggaggggctgctgggcgccgcggcgcggatGTTCGCTGAGGGTGGTCGCGGCGGCGGCCTGGGCGGTGAGTACGGAGttgggggggcggcggcggcggcgctgcccccctccccccccccccccgcccaggcTGCCTCCCTGCAaagctcggcggcggcggcctgcaCCTGGGCGGGGGCTGCCTgcctgccgggccgggccgggccgggccgggccgtggcgAGTGGAGACCGGCCTCGCCTTCGGTTTCATCCCGCAGCGTTCCGCAGGCGCTGAGctccgccccgcgcggcgcctcCCTGCTGCGAGCCCGGTGCAGCGCCGGGaaggggccggcggcgcccgcggcccaGCGCTGCTGCGTCCAGCGCCGCCCTTGTCTGAGTGTGCCTATGCTATTCGCTGCCCTGTGGAGGGTTAATTTAACTTCTGCTATTGGAACATTTCTTTTAGCAGGTTCCCTCGGTTACAAAATAGATGGTAGCAGAGGGCGGCTGTTatcttcctcttcccaaagTCTTATTTTTTCGATCCTAGTGCTACTGCATTGCGAGCAGCTCTGTCGCGGCTTGGAAGCTGGTGGACCGCAGCGCCAGACTGCTTGCAAGCAGCTCCCTTCTGTGGCCAGCTTTACAGTGCGTGTGGAGAATGCATAGCCCAGAAGTGCAAGGTGGAAGAGGTGGCCTTGTTGCGGCGTGGCGATCGTTGCTTTGCAGAGTGTGCTTGTCCCAGGCAGTAGTATGGCTTTGCCCACAACAGTGACTTGGAAATCTTTAGCGTATCAAGAGAATTCCTGCTGGTGGCGATATCTTTAGTAGTTGGTTCCTTGATGTtttgcaggagaggagagagggaaagctGGTTTGGAAGGtttatttcatgtattattTGAAGTCTTTAGACTGCCTTTTTAGTTATTGAAGTAAACAGTCAAAAGGGATGGAGAAATGAAGGGTGATGATTCTCAAAGatgggggctgcaggcaggtTTTAAAAGCTAGTCAAGTGTAAGGAAATTGCTTGAGTGGCTGCCTCCTACACAAGCCTGGCTCTCCAAGAATGGCTGGTCAGCGAGGCCAGGGGAAAGGTGATGGCAGCTTCTCACCTCCTAGCTGTAATTGGTTATGTTCTGTCTTCTGGAGACCTGACAAACTCAACCTTACCTGGCTGTATACCTCAGCTTGTACTTACTCAAGCTATGTCTGTTCTTCTAAGTTAACTCTGTGCATAGCAAGTGCTATTAGACTCTGGCACGCTCATACCAGTAACCAGACAAAAGTGAGTGTTGAAGTCTTCAGCAGCCCAAATCCATAAAAATCCTCTGACTGCGGCAGATTTGCACACTCCACTTTCTAGCTCCCCAGTATTTGCTTTGCACAGTTCCAGTAATTAGacatcatatttttttaaggCCTGCAGAACATTGCCTTAGCATTTCACATGCCATCCCATTGCTGTGCTACAGTCTGAGGTAGGTGTTTATCTGGTAAACCTTGGTTCCTTATTACTCCAGCCTTTCAAAGCTTTCCCTCTCTGAAGAGTGACTAGTtggtttttctgtttcttaatgtTATATTTGAGGGGTTTAGTAGCTTCTAATTAAAAAACCTCTTATATTAAGTTGTTGAAAGCTCTGTCAGAGCCACTATAAGGTCAGGTTTCTTAGTTTAAGGTCACGTTCTTGGTGTCAGTGACTTTAGCTCATGGAAGGGATGAAGTTCAAGCTCCAAGTGATTTCAAAGATAAGGTGTTGCTAGAGAGGCATTCTGTATACCTTCCAAAGATGGTGTGAGAATTCTGCCCTAATCCCCAATTTTTCTGCTGACATTCTTCCAGTGCCAATGTGTCCGTTCCAAAGTGGTGCTTTCCCATCACATCCAGCTGCTCTTCTGTCAGCTAAGACCTAGCCATCCTGGTTTTCACTCTGGTTCTGTGGCTGTCTCACAGTGCGTAGGTTGCTTCTGCCCCCTACAAGGTCCTTGTCTGGGGAGCAGCAGTTATCCTTCAGTCCTGATTTTTGCAGTAAGATTTTGTGGTGATTCTGGCTACTGACTCGAGTGGAGTTTTTACTGggacatgtctttttttttaaaaaaatcagtaagtcTGTGTCAGAGTTTCCATTAGTCCAGCATCCTTTCATCAATAGAGTGTGGCGGCTCTGCTTTTAAAGAATTCTGCTGAGGCAATGGAAACTAAAAACAGTGTAGATAGAAATAATAGATGTTTGCTCTGAGCCtttcatatatgtatttttgatcATGTCCTCAAAATCTGAGCTTTTGAGCATTTTTTACAAAGGCACATGTATTCTTTTTGGAGCATGCTGTGAGTGATGTTGGCAGTATGGCCTCTGGAGAGAACCCTCTTATTCCTGTTTGTAGTGGGAGGATTCTGGATGCTTGAATTATGAGCTATCTATGATTAAGCAGATTCCTTTTGGAGGATTGAGACTCTGTGTTGTGCACCTTAGCTTCCAGAGTACCAGCTATATACATTCTCTAAATCCAGGGGTTAGTGCTGAGCAATTTCTGGATGCTGTGTCGAAAGGGAAGGTGGTTTGGTTGAGTGATTCGAGTATCCTAAGAATACTCATACTGTGGAATCTGTATCAAGCTGACATGGTGAGTAGGATATACAGGCTTTGTGAGGACTGGTGAACCACAGGGAAGCAAAGACTAATGCGTGCTTTTGTATCTGTAAACATGTACTGtggtaaataatttttttctttttttgagggggtTTTGTACAACACTAAACCAAAATGAGTCAAGATCTTTGCTTCAACACAATTCATACATGTCTTGATCAAGTCTCTGTGCATTTATGTTGAGTAACTGTGAATACATGAAATGATGAATAGACACCATTTACTTGGAAACGTGGCAGAATTACTTTAGTGTGGCTGAATATCAAGGTGTCAGAttcaaataaaatgacttttcatttttcttacagtgCCCTCCTAGAATCATTAGCTTGTCTGAAGTTAATGTTTCTTTTGAGTATGAGCTTCCAGAGTGAAGGAAAGTGAGCTGTGTGCCCCTTATCTTCAAGGATTACTGGAATTTAATCTTCCTGTGCAAAGGCAACTAATCTCAGGCATGCAGATCAGTTTATTTAGCTGCATACCAGTGTTTAAAGCACTGATGTATGAAATCCCTTGCAAATTCAGATGTACATACTGCTAATCACTTCTCCAcctgctctttctcctccttcccctgcatTCAAAAATCAGCCTGTAAGTGTCAGTCGTTGGAGACTGATGGTAACACATGCAGCAGCGCTTTGTAAGCTCTAGTCCCAACCTATGTATGCTCTTGATTCCTGGGTTTTCCCTGCCTGCTTTTGTGGAAGCAAAGTGGTAGTTTTACTGGCGTTAGGATCTGCCTTCCTTTTGTGCTCAGTGCTGGAGCTCAGTGGCTTGCATGGAGCTGAGCTAAAACAGAAGGCTTGGGTAGGACCTGAAATTAACGCcgccattaaaaaaaaaaaaaaaaaaaaaaaaaaaagaaaaattttaaagctgAGAGTGGTAGGAAAAGTGgctgaaatatttaagtattatCAGCACCTTGCCATGTTTCTGGTACAGTACACAGGTAAAGTATatattttgtctccttttcttgAAAGTGCATTTTTCTGTGATACTTGCTAGGTGAGCATTGATAGAATATAGAATTATATAGGATTGACAAGATAGCTAACAAAGGCATGACTGCTGCTTCAGTATGCTTAGCAATCTTCTATGTCAAATGCTTATCTGTTAATCTAATAATTATAAAGTTCTAACCAC from Rhea pennata isolate bPtePen1 chromosome 11, bPtePen1.pri, whole genome shotgun sequence carries:
- the GPR119 gene encoding glucose-dependent insulinotropic receptor encodes the protein MAISAFGLILAVLASLIITTNALVAIALLRLIQKSSCNGLYFVLNLAVADSMVGFTIVGLVMDELSQPFYHTQTFCVLRMAFVTSSSAASILSLTLIACDRHLAIRQPFHYFQLVTGLRVGVRLVGLWLLAAIIGFLPVLAPSFQQTSTEDKCTFFGVFHPSYMLAIFCVGFFPALFLFVYLYCDMLKIAAMHVQHIREVEHAGLGRGCPPSHATSDMKAMRTVAVLTGCFTLSWLPFFIASIVQTMCPECFPYKVIENYLWLLGLGNSFLNPLLYSYWQKDVRLQLSQLAASVKRRVLLHLGNSPGFPSRGTKSLPTVSCLRLQD